From the genome of Actinacidiphila yeochonensis CN732, one region includes:
- the trpS gene encoding tryptophan--tRNA ligase, whose protein sequence is MANQRPRALSGIQPTAGSFHLGNYLGAVRQYVALQEGHDAFYMVVDLHAITVPQDPAELRRNTRLAAAQLLAAGLDPERCTLFVQSHVPEHAQLGWVMNCITGFGEASRMTQFKDKAAKQGADRASVGLFTYPVLQVADILLYQANAVPVGEDQRQHIELTRDLAERFNGRFGETFVLPEAYIVRETAKIYDLQSPEAKMSKSAPSPKGLINLLDDPKASAKKFRSAVTDTGTEIRFAPEEKPGVSNLLTIHSALSGTPVAELEEAYAGKGYGALKTDVADIFVAWVEPFQERTRGYLEDPESLDAVLAEGAEKARAVAAETLALAYDRIGFLAAKH, encoded by the coding sequence ATGGCCAACCAGCGACCTCGTGCCCTGTCCGGCATCCAGCCCACCGCCGGCTCGTTCCACCTCGGCAACTACCTGGGCGCCGTCCGCCAGTACGTCGCGCTCCAGGAGGGGCACGACGCCTTCTACATGGTGGTGGACCTGCACGCGATCACCGTGCCGCAGGACCCGGCCGAGCTGCGCCGGAACACGCGGCTGGCCGCCGCCCAGCTGCTGGCGGCGGGCCTGGACCCGGAGCGCTGCACGCTCTTCGTCCAGAGCCACGTGCCCGAGCACGCCCAGCTCGGCTGGGTCATGAACTGCATCACCGGCTTCGGCGAGGCGTCCCGGATGACGCAGTTCAAGGACAAGGCGGCCAAGCAGGGCGCCGACCGGGCGAGCGTCGGCCTGTTCACCTACCCCGTCCTCCAGGTCGCCGACATCCTGCTGTACCAGGCGAACGCGGTGCCGGTCGGCGAGGACCAGCGCCAGCACATCGAGCTCACCCGCGATCTGGCCGAGCGGTTCAACGGCCGCTTCGGGGAGACCTTCGTGCTGCCTGAGGCGTACATCGTGCGCGAGACGGCGAAGATCTACGACCTCCAGAGCCCGGAGGCGAAGATGTCGAAGTCGGCGCCGTCCCCCAAGGGCCTGATCAACCTGCTGGACGACCCGAAGGCGTCGGCGAAGAAGTTCCGCAGCGCCGTCACCGACACCGGCACCGAGATCCGCTTCGCCCCGGAGGAGAAGCCGGGCGTCAGCAACCTGCTGACCATCCACTCCGCGCTCAGCGGCACGCCCGTCGCCGAGCTGGAGGAGGCCTACGCCGGCAAGGGCTACGGCGCGCTCAAGACGGACGTCGCCGACATCTTCGTGGCCTGGGTCGAGCCCTTCCAGGAGCGGACCCGCGGCTACCTGGAGGACCCGGAGTCGCTGGACGCCGTCCTGGCCGAGGGCGCGGAGAAGGCGCGCGCCGTCGCGGCCGAGACGCTGGCGCTGGCCTACGACCGGATCGGTTTCCTCGCCGCCAAGCACTGA
- the rocD gene encoding ornithine--oxo-acid transaminase, giving the protein MTTTPDAATDARGTGTAATATEREIAAAEEYSAHNYHPLPVVVASAEGAWVTDVEGRRYVDLLAGYSALNFGHNNPRLIAAAKAQLERVTLTSRAFHHDRFGAFCRALAELCGKDMVLPMNTGAEAVETAVKTARKWGYQVKGIPDGQARIVVAAGNFHGRTTTIVSFSTDPEARDGFGPYTPGFDIVPYGDLAALEAAFGDDTAAVLVEPIQGEAGVLVPPPGYLAGVRRLTAERGVLMMADEIQSGLGRTGRTFACDHEDVVPDLYVLGKALGGGVVPVSAVVGSRDVLGVFRPGEHGSTFGGNPLACAVGLEVVAMLSTGEYQRRAAELGAHLHEELAAMATDGLLVRVRGRGLWAGVDVDPARFTGRELTEALLERGVLAKDTHGSTIRLAPPLTISKADLDWSLTRLRDALT; this is encoded by the coding sequence GTGACCACCACCCCTGACGCGGCCACCGACGCCCGCGGCACCGGGACGGCCGCCACCGCGACCGAACGGGAGATCGCGGCGGCCGAGGAGTACAGCGCCCACAACTACCACCCCCTGCCGGTCGTGGTCGCCTCGGCGGAGGGCGCCTGGGTGACGGACGTCGAGGGGCGCCGTTACGTCGACCTGCTGGCCGGATACTCCGCGCTGAACTTCGGCCACAACAACCCCCGGCTGATCGCCGCGGCCAAGGCCCAGCTGGAACGGGTCACCCTCACCTCCCGGGCCTTCCACCACGACCGGTTCGGCGCCTTCTGCCGGGCGCTGGCGGAGCTGTGCGGCAAGGACATGGTGCTGCCGATGAACACCGGCGCCGAGGCGGTGGAGACCGCGGTCAAGACCGCCCGCAAGTGGGGCTACCAGGTCAAGGGCATCCCCGACGGGCAGGCCAGGATCGTCGTGGCGGCCGGCAACTTCCACGGGCGCACCACCACGATCGTGAGCTTCTCCACCGACCCCGAGGCCCGCGACGGCTTCGGCCCGTACACGCCCGGCTTCGACATCGTGCCCTACGGCGACCTGGCGGCTCTGGAAGCCGCCTTCGGCGACGACACCGCGGCGGTGCTCGTGGAGCCGATCCAGGGCGAGGCGGGCGTGCTGGTGCCGCCGCCCGGGTACCTCGCGGGCGTGCGGCGGCTGACCGCCGAGCGGGGCGTGCTGATGATGGCCGACGAGATCCAGTCCGGCCTCGGCCGCACCGGCCGCACGTTCGCCTGCGACCACGAGGACGTGGTGCCCGACCTGTACGTCCTCGGCAAGGCCCTGGGCGGCGGCGTCGTACCGGTCTCGGCGGTGGTCGGCTCGCGGGACGTGCTCGGTGTCTTCCGTCCCGGTGAGCACGGCTCCACCTTCGGCGGCAACCCGCTGGCCTGCGCGGTCGGCCTTGAGGTGGTGGCGATGCTCAGCACCGGCGAGTACCAGCGGCGCGCCGCCGAACTGGGCGCCCACCTCCACGAGGAACTGGCCGCGATGGCCACCGACGGCCTCCTCGTGCGGGTGCGCGGGCGCGGGCTGTGGGCCGGCGTCGACGTCGATCCGGCGCGCTTCACCGGCCGCGAGCTCACCGAGGCCCTGCTCGAACGCGGCGTCCTCGCGAAGGACACCCACGGCTCCACGATCCGCCTGGCCCCGCCCCTGACCATCTCCAAGGCCGACCTGGACTGGTCCCTCACCCGCCTCCGCGACGCCCTCACCTGA
- a CDS encoding decaprenylphospho-beta-D-erythro-pentofuranosid-2-ulose 2-reductase, with the protein MKDAFGAPQSLLVLGGASEIGLATARRLVARRTRRVHLAGRPSPALEQAARELRGLGAEVHTHTFDALDPDTHEEVLGKVFAEGDIDMVLLAFGVLGDQARDEQDPMAAVRVASVNYTGAVSASLVCGAALQNQGHGSLVVLSSVAAERARRENFVYGSSKAGLDTFAQGLGDALHSCGVHVMVVRPGFVHTRMTEGRRPAPFATTADAVASAIEAGLRRRAEVVWVPGVLRAVMAGLRHLPRGVFRLVTAPR; encoded by the coding sequence ATGAAGGACGCTTTCGGGGCGCCGCAGTCACTGCTGGTGCTCGGCGGTGCCTCCGAGATCGGACTGGCCACCGCGCGGCGGCTGGTCGCCCGCCGCACCCGCCGGGTGCACCTCGCCGGGCGGCCCTCGCCCGCGCTGGAGCAGGCCGCGCGGGAGCTGCGCGGCCTCGGCGCGGAGGTGCACACGCACACGTTCGACGCGCTCGACCCGGACACGCACGAGGAGGTGCTCGGCAAGGTCTTCGCCGAGGGCGACATCGACATGGTGCTGCTGGCCTTCGGCGTCCTCGGCGACCAGGCGCGCGACGAGCAGGACCCGATGGCGGCGGTGCGGGTGGCGTCGGTGAACTACACCGGGGCGGTGTCGGCCTCCCTGGTGTGCGGGGCGGCGCTGCAGAACCAGGGGCACGGCTCGCTGGTGGTGCTCTCCTCGGTGGCCGCGGAACGGGCCCGGCGGGAGAACTTCGTCTACGGCAGCAGCAAGGCGGGCCTGGACACCTTCGCGCAGGGGCTCGGCGACGCGCTGCACTCCTGCGGGGTGCACGTCATGGTCGTACGGCCGGGCTTCGTCCACACCCGGATGACCGAGGGCCGCCGGCCCGCCCCCTTCGCCACGACGGCGGACGCCGTGGCCTCGGCGATCGAGGCGGGGCTGCGCCGGCGTGCGGAGGTGGTGTGGGTGCCGGGGGTGCTGCGTGCGGTGATGGCCGGTCTGCGGCACCTGCCGCGGGGGGTCTTCCGGCTGGTCACGGCGCCCCGTTAG